Proteins encoded in a region of the Actinomycetes bacterium genome:
- the recO gene encoding DNA repair protein RecO: MSEGRFGLYRDEGVVLRTQKLGEADRIVTLLTRGNGRVRAVGKGVRRTSSRFGARLEPFSHVDVQFHVGRSLDIVTQVESLHPYGRPIVEDYARYTAGTAMLETAERLTPEERDPATQLYLLLVGGLRSLAAGEHDPGLVLDAFLLRALALSGWAPSFADCAVCGADGPHRWFSVGGGGATCAQCRPAGAATPAADTLRLLGALLTGDWPTADSSEGRHRREGSGLVAAFLQWHLERGLRSLRLVERG; the protein is encoded by the coding sequence GTGAGTGAGGGGCGGTTCGGCCTCTACCGGGACGAGGGGGTCGTCCTCCGTACGCAGAAGCTCGGCGAGGCCGACCGGATCGTGACGCTGCTCACCCGCGGCAACGGGCGGGTCCGGGCGGTCGGCAAGGGCGTGCGGCGTACGTCGTCCCGGTTCGGCGCGCGCCTGGAGCCGTTCAGCCACGTCGACGTGCAGTTCCACGTCGGTCGCAGCCTCGACATCGTCACCCAGGTCGAGTCGCTGCACCCGTACGGCCGACCGATCGTCGAGGACTACGCCCGGTACACGGCAGGGACCGCGATGCTCGAGACGGCCGAGCGTCTCACGCCCGAGGAGCGAGACCCCGCGACCCAGCTCTACCTGTTGCTGGTCGGCGGGCTGCGCTCGCTCGCGGCCGGCGAGCACGACCCCGGTCTGGTCCTCGACGCGTTCCTGCTCCGCGCGCTCGCCCTCTCAGGGTGGGCGCCGAGCTTCGCCGACTGCGCGGTCTGTGGCGCGGACGGCCCCCACCGCTGGTTCAGCGTCGGCGGGGGCGGGGCGACCTGCGCGCAGTGCCGCCCGGCGGGCGCCGCGACGCCGGCGGCGGACACGCTGCGCCTGCTCGGCGCGCTCCTCACCGGCGACTGGCCCACGGCGGACTCCAGCGAGGGGCGGCACCGGCGGGAGGGCAGCGGCCTGGTGGCAGCGTTCCTGCAGTGGCACCTCGAGCGAGGGCTGCGCTCGCTGCGCCTCGTCGAACGCGGCTGA